A window from Chryseobacterium vaccae encodes these proteins:
- a CDS encoding RHS repeat-associated core domain-containing protein → MGNARVSYAKNSDGALEITDVNNYYPFGLNHIDGQISKGKLGGYLSYKYNGKELQETGMYDYGARMYMPDLGRWGVIDPLAEVSKRWNPYNYAYNNPIMFIDPDGMLSVSSLQEMWDNTSGSSTWTNNGNGTFDGGEDDPKKKNDRKAGSSKGMSEEDSLKEIVTIDGKKYHKIQGI, encoded by the coding sequence TTGGGCAACGCAAGGGTGAGCTATGCCAAAAACAGCGATGGCGCTCTTGAAATAACGGATGTGAACAATTATTATCCTTTTGGTCTGAACCATATTGACGGGCAGATTTCCAAAGGAAAATTAGGAGGCTATCTTAGTTATAAGTACAACGGTAAAGAGTTGCAAGAGACAGGTATGTATGACTATGGAGCGAGGATGTATATGCCGGATTTGGGAAGATGGGGTGTTATAGATCCATTGGCGGAAGTTTCTAAAAGATGGAATCCTTATAATTACGCTTACAATAATCCCATAATGTTTATCGACCCTGATGGGATGCTTTCTGTCAGTTCTTTACAAGAAATGTGGGATAATACTTCAGGCTCTAGTACTTGGACTAATAATGGGAATGGAACATTTGACGGTGGCGAAGATGATCCTAAAAAGAAAAATGATCGAAAAGCAGGATCTAGTAAAGGAATGTCTGAAGAAGATTCCTTAAAAGAAATAGTTACTATTGATGGAAAAAAATATCATAAAATACAGGGAATTTAG
- a CDS encoding RHS repeat domain-containing protein, translated as MCHDGNTKTTAFVVVFYIQVYENRYIYQYRDHLGNVRVSYTKNSAGVLEITDVNNYHPFGLNHIEGQISKGKLGGYLSYKYNGKELQETGMYDYGARMYMPDLGRWGVVDPLAETSRRWSPYNYAFNNPVRFIDPDGRESKDIYELNRNGSLIWKKESDRDVIYASENFDSSGNLKAKNDEGVDVGEQGYIAKHTTTGNVEYSNGSNQTYSLIDFDNEDKALGVHEYISNNVDAEFIVATGLKDGSQKSIIGKDGALDKPATSGAVSIYPFINYFGSNSITLFGHNHPDNVYEIGPSGYQILLLNSKSNEFKNISVGKDLTNGDYISSKAFPETATLFMYNPNYTSGPKTSTYDGKGIKSIRNGYYKKINKMKNYILIIFIFGNVMISAQKSDKISIITEKLIKMYVDDYVNYNGIVGVHIYSDSTNVTTSTTWLAIEVFPENFEIYKKTSRYNWFKYGRANILIFCGFFENGKCNDFFNRINFQKVNSSIKLLDEEANSFILDYKGKVWLIGINNDGVIDNINGGFIESEVAKPQKYKRFLSKFSSLKLYQFRENGEIIKVKK; from the coding sequence TTGTGCCATGATGGAAACACAAAAACCACTGCATTTGTAGTGGTTTTTTATATACAGGTTTACGAAAACCGCTATATTTACCAATACAGAGATCATCTTGGCAATGTAAGGGTGAGCTATACCAAAAACAGCGCAGGTGTTCTTGAAATAACCGATGTGAACAACTATCATCCTTTTGGTCTCAACCATATTGAAGGACAGATTTCCAAAGGAAAATTAGGAGGTTATCTTAGTTATAAGTACAACGGAAAAGAATTACAGGAAACAGGAATGTATGATTATGGGGCGAGGATGTATATGCCGGATTTGGGAAGATGGGGTGTTGTAGATCCGCTGGCGGAAACCTCCAGACGTTGGTCACCTTATAATTATGCATTTAATAATCCTGTTAGATTTATTGATCCAGATGGAAGGGAATCTAAAGATATATATGAGTTAAATAGGAATGGTAGCCTAATATGGAAGAAGGAATCAGATAGAGATGTTATTTATGCTTCAGAAAACTTTGATAGTAGTGGAAATCTTAAGGCGAAAAATGATGAAGGCGTAGATGTTGGAGAGCAAGGTTATATTGCTAAGCATACAACAACAGGAAATGTAGAATACTCTAATGGAAGTAACCAGACATATAGCTTAATTGATTTTGATAATGAGGACAAAGCCTTAGGAGTACATGAGTATATTTCTAATAACGTAGATGCAGAATTTATAGTAGCAACAGGCTTAAAAGATGGCAGTCAAAAATCAATAATAGGAAAAGATGGGGCATTGGATAAGCCAGCAACTTCGGGGGCAGTGTCAATATACCCTTTTATAAATTATTTTGGTAGCAATTCAATTACTTTGTTTGGACATAATCATCCTGATAATGTATATGAAATTGGACCTAGCGGATATCAGATTTTACTACTAAATAGTAAGTCAAATGAATTTAAAAATATTAGTGTAGGGAAAGATTTGACTAATGGAGATTATATTTCCAGCAAAGCCTTCCCGGAAACTGCAACATTATTTATGTACAATCCTAATTATACTTCTGGTCCAAAAACATCAACATATGATGGAAAAGGAATAAAATCTATCAGAAATGGATATTATAAAAAAATAAATAAAATGAAAAATTATATATTGATAATTTTCATATTTGGAAACGTTATGATTTCTGCTCAAAAATCAGATAAAATTTCAATTATTACTGAAAAATTAATTAAAATGTACGTTGATGATTATGTAAACTATAATGGAATTGTTGGAGTTCATATATATAGTGATTCAACAAATGTCACAACTTCAACAACTTGGTTGGCAATAGAAGTTTTTCCTGAAAACTTTGAAATTTATAAAAAAACATCAAGGTATAATTGGTTTAAATACGGTAGGGCTAATATTCTAATTTTTTGTGGTTTTTTTGAAAATGGAAAATGTAATGATTTTTTTAATAGAATTAATTTCCAAAAAGTTAATTCATCAATAAAATTATTAGATGAAGAAGCTAATTCTTTTATTTTGGATTATAAAGGAAAAGTATGGCTAATAGGAATTAATAATGATGGTGTAATTGATAATATTAATGGAGGTTTTATTGAATCTGAAGTAGCTAAACCACAAAAATACAAGAGGTTTCTAAGCAAGTTTTCATCCTTAAAATTGTATCAATTTCGTGAGAACGGAGAAATAATAAAGGTTAAAAAGTAA
- a CDS encoding IS3 family transposase, protein MVKPSVQREIVNFICKKYHLSERRSCLTIGISRRSYRYTSIKNDDELIEVLTQLSQDHPGYGFWKLYHKLRDLGYIWNHKRVHRVYVALNMSIRRRVRKRLPTRVKESINIPLEPDECWSMDFMSDSWYDGRRFRILNIADDYNRELLSMEIDTSICSARVVRVLNSLKQQGRKPNDNGPEFISKNLQLWAQENKIEIHYIQPGKPTQNSLIERLNKSCRNELLNMYVFKSLQDAEEKANQWWIEYNYNSPHEALGNISPKKYKQKMKEESII, encoded by the coding sequence GTGGTAAAGCCTTCTGTACAGCGTGAAATTGTCAACTTTATTTGTAAGAAATACCATTTAAGTGAGCGTAGAAGTTGTTTGACAATAGGTATCAGTAGGCGAAGTTACCGTTACACAAGCATTAAAAATGACGATGAATTAATTGAAGTTTTGACACAACTTTCACAAGATCATCCAGGTTATGGTTTTTGGAAGCTCTATCATAAGCTTCGGGATTTGGGATATATTTGGAATCACAAACGGGTTCATAGAGTCTATGTAGCTTTAAATATGAGTATTCGCAGAAGGGTAAGAAAAAGGCTTCCCACCAGAGTCAAAGAAAGTATTAATATTCCTTTAGAACCTGATGAATGCTGGAGTATGGATTTTATGAGCGATAGTTGGTATGATGGGAGAAGATTCAGAATATTAAATATTGCTGATGATTATAACCGGGAATTACTGTCCATGGAAATTGATACAAGTATCTGCTCTGCAAGAGTAGTAAGGGTTTTAAATAGTTTAAAACAACAAGGACGCAAGCCTAATGATAATGGACCTGAATTTATATCTAAAAATCTTCAGCTATGGGCTCAGGAAAATAAAATAGAAATTCATTATATACAGCCTGGAAAACCAACACAAAATAGCCTTATTGAAAGACTGAACAAAAGCTGCAGAAATGAACTTCTCAATATGTATGTCTTTAAAAGTTTACAAGACGCAGAAGAAAAAGCAAATCAATGGTGGATAGAATATAACTATAATAGCCCCCACGAAGCATTAGGGAACATAAGTCCTAAAAAATATAAACAAAAAATGAAAGAAGAATCTATCATTTAG
- a CDS encoding IS481 family transposase, which produces MTTQQKIIKNKLGVLELAQHLGNVSKACKVMGYSRDSFYRFKELYEQGGELALQEISRRKPVLKNRVDEVIEKAVVDIAIENPALGQLRVSNELKKKGFIVSPGGVRSIWLRHDLHTFKLRLKALEAKSAQDGVVLTESQLSALERAKEEKKAHGEIETHHPGYLGAQDTYYVGNIKGVGHIYQQTFIDTYSKVVFAKLYDRKNALIAADMLNDQVVPFFEQQELRLLRILTDRGTEYCGIREQHEYQLYLAIEDIDHTKTKAKSPQTNGICERFHRTIQDEFYAIAFRKKIYRSIEELQLDLNSWLSYYNNERTHTGKHCYGKTPMQTFLDSKTIAKEKLLETLAEEQKILTFGSKDNIG; this is translated from the coding sequence ATGACAACACAACAAAAGATTATCAAAAACAAGTTAGGCGTACTTGAATTAGCACAACATTTAGGAAACGTATCCAAAGCCTGTAAGGTGATGGGCTATTCCCGAGACAGTTTTTATAGATTTAAAGAATTGTATGAGCAAGGAGGTGAATTAGCATTACAGGAAATCTCCAGAAGAAAGCCAGTATTAAAGAATCGTGTAGATGAAGTCATTGAAAAAGCTGTTGTTGATATAGCTATTGAAAACCCTGCTTTGGGGCAGCTTAGAGTAAGTAATGAACTTAAAAAGAAAGGTTTCATTGTATCACCAGGTGGAGTCAGAAGTATTTGGTTAAGACACGATCTACATACGTTTAAACTAAGATTGAAAGCCCTAGAAGCCAAATCTGCTCAAGATGGTGTAGTCCTTACTGAATCTCAACTTTCAGCACTAGAAAGGGCTAAGGAAGAGAAAAAAGCTCATGGAGAAATTGAAACTCATCATCCTGGATATTTAGGAGCTCAAGACACTTATTACGTAGGCAATATCAAAGGAGTTGGACATATTTATCAACAAACTTTTATTGATACATATTCAAAGGTAGTATTTGCAAAGCTATATGACCGTAAAAATGCTCTTATTGCTGCTGACATGCTTAATGATCAGGTAGTCCCTTTCTTTGAGCAGCAGGAACTTCGTTTACTCAGAATTTTAACAGACCGAGGAACGGAATACTGTGGAATAAGAGAACAGCATGAATACCAGCTCTATTTGGCCATTGAAGATATCGATCATACGAAGACCAAGGCTAAAAGCCCTCAGACCAATGGTATTTGTGAACGTTTTCACAGGACGATACAGGACGAGTTTTATGCCATAGCTTTCAGAAAGAAAATTTACAGAAGTATTGAAGAACTGCAATTAGACCTGAACAGCTGGTTGTCGTATTACAACAATGAAAGAACGCATACAGGAAAACATTGTTACGGTAAAACACCGATGCAGACGTTTCTAGATAGTAAAACTATTGCAAAAGAGAAATTATTGGAAACTCTTGCAGAGGAACAAAAAATCCTTACTTTTGGAAGTAAGGATAATATTGGATAA
- a CDS encoding transposase: protein MKKSKYSESQVFGILKEQELGKSVIEICRNHGITQGTFYRWKSKYSGMESSDIQKMRDLESENSKLKKLYAERCLEIEALKDVLSKKW from the coding sequence ATGAAAAAGAGTAAGTATTCAGAGAGTCAGGTTTTTGGAATTTTGAAAGAACAGGAACTTGGTAAAAGTGTAATAGAGATATGCCGTAATCATGGCATTACGCAAGGTACTTTCTATCGTTGGAAGAGTAAATATTCAGGTATGGAAAGTTCGGATATTCAAAAGATGCGAGATCTGGAGTCCGAAAATTCTAAGCTTAAGAAACTTTATGCCGAACGATGTTTAGAGATTGAAGCTTTAAAAGATGTTTTGTCAAAAAAGTGGTAA
- a CDS encoding RHS repeat-associated core domain-containing protein, translating to MGNARVSYAKNSDGALEITDVNNYYPFGLNHIDGQISKGKLGGYLSYKYNGKELQETGMYDYGARMYMPDLGRWGVVDPLAEKMTRHSPYNYTFDNPIMFIDPDGREGTHIVS from the coding sequence TTGGGCAACGCAAGGGTGAGCTATGCCAAAAACAGCGATGGCGCTCTTGAAATAACGGATGTGAACAATTATTATCCTTTTGGTCTGAACCATATTGACGGGCAGATTTCCAAAGGAAAATTAGGAGGCTATCTTAGTTATAAGTACAACGGTAAAGAGTTGCAAGAGACAGGTATGTATGACTATGGAGCGAGGATGTATATGCCGGATTTGGGAAGATGGGGTGTGGTGGATCCGCTGGCGGAAAAGATGACGAGGCATAGTCCTTATAATTATACATTTGATAATCCTATCATGTTTATTGATCCGGATGGAAGAGAAGGAACACATATTGTAAGCTGA
- a CDS encoding SMI1/KNR4 family protein, whose translation MEDKEQNQSTLLKKHFVNEGVNNFTTVDDLKIHQFQNNNAVLIPSDLKQYFILINGSNDIPLDNLYEFYSIDRVSRIFNEFKDWDGVPDYSKLDFQKFENVFIFGNYEFNFYSFGIELFNTWSSTNRIFIFCGEEYKVIANSFDDFIDIYLNNPEEIFI comes from the coding sequence ATGGAGGATAAAGAACAAAACCAATCAACTTTATTAAAAAAACATTTTGTAAATGAAGGTGTAAATAATTTTACAACCGTTGATGATTTAAAAATACATCAATTTCAAAATAATAATGCAGTATTAATTCCTTCAGATCTTAAACAATATTTTATACTAATAAATGGCAGTAATGATATTCCATTAGATAATCTATATGAATTTTATAGTATTGATAGGGTCAGTAGAATATTTAATGAATTTAAAGATTGGGACGGAGTGCCAGATTATAGTAAGTTAGATTTTCAAAAATTTGAAAATGTTTTTATTTTTGGAAACTATGAATTTAATTTTTATTCTTTTGGAATAGAGTTATTTAATACATGGTCTTCTACAAACCGGATTTTCATTTTTTGTGGAGAAGAGTATAAAGTTATTGCTAATAGTTTTGATGATTTTATAGATATATACCTTAATAATCCTGAAGAAATATTCATATAA